The proteins below come from a single Chelmon rostratus isolate fCheRos1 chromosome 12, fCheRos1.pri, whole genome shotgun sequence genomic window:
- the LOC121614782 gene encoding putative nuclease HARBI1 has product MNLTWSIIYIHNLVRPYICNVTSRSHALTSQQILCVALHFFANGCFLYNVGDAEHLSKATLRKVCLALKRLLPIFVVFPGHKPVRVIKEEFHRIAGFPSVIGCIDGTLIPITAPSHNEADYVNRKSIHSINVQIICDAGYIISNVEAKWPGSVHDSRIYHESNLSNRLQRGEFDGLLLGDRGYPCQPRLLTPYPDLEPGPRQNFNRAHCRTRTQVEITIGLLKARFQCLRRLRVTPARACDIIVACVGLHNIATIRGEQQNFHSTSSPLCRRLQMQDADVCDVDWRVVKWREDRATGVRDAPEWREEVQTTPSAPSSTQFFLNRLHWEYWEYSIMCFTETCLNKFTPDTYVALDNFHLLGVDT; this is encoded by the exons atgaacctaacctggtccatcatctacatacataATCTAGTCCGTCCTTACATTTGCAACGTTACCAGCCGTAGTCATGCCCTGACATCTCAGCAGATATTGTGTGTTGCGCTGcatttttttgcaaatgggtGTTTTCTTTACAATGTCGGAGATGCAGAGCACTTGAGCAAGGCGACTCTGAGAAAAGTGTGCCTCGCCCTGAAACGGCTTTTACCAATCTTTGTCGTTTTCCCTGGACATAAACCTGTCAGAGTCATCAAGGAGGAGTTCCACAGGATTGCAG gatttcccagtgtgattggctgcatagATGGAACACTTATCcccatcacagctccttcacataatgaagcagactaTGTGAATCGGAAgtccattcacagcataaatgtgcag ATCATATGTGATGCCGGATACATTATTTCCAATGTGGAGGCCAAGTGGCCTGGGTCTGTTCATGACTCAAGGATTTATCACGAGTCTAAcctgagcaacagactgcaacgtg gagagtttgacggccttctgctgggtgacaggggttacccatgccaacccaggctgctgacccCTTACCCTGACCTTGAACCAGGCCCCCGACAGAACTTCAAtcgggctcactgcaggacgagaACCCAGGTGGAGATTACcataggcctgctgaaagcccgtttccagtgcctacgtcgcctgagggtgacccctgcgagggcctgtgatattattgtggcttgtgttggtcttcataatattgctactattagaggagagcaacaa aacTTCCACAGCACCAGCAGTCCACTGTGtagaagattgcagatgcaagATGCAgatgtctgtgatgtggattggagAGTTGTGAAGTGGCGTGAGGACAGAGCTACTGGTGTCAGGGATGCTCcagagtggagggaggaggtgcaGACAA ctccctctgcaccctcttcaactcagttcttTCTGAACAGACTGCACTGGGAGTACTGGGAGTATAGCATCATGTGCTTCACTGAGACGTGCCTGAACAAATTCACGCCGGACACTTATGTCGCTTTGGACAATTTTCATCTGCTGGGAGTGGACACATGA